One genomic region from Proteiniborus sp. DW1 encodes:
- a CDS encoding FAD binding domain-containing protein codes for MTIKYAHKPNTVEEAVELLDQYKEKGKVIAGGTDLVIEIKNHKVDFEALIDVSSIKEMSFIKVEGDKVEIGAATTFTEIAESKLLSSRLAGLKEAAHSVGSPQIRNKGTIGGNICNGSPAADTVPPFLALDAIAVIKSKSGQREVKVEELFLDKGKVALKDDELLVSVKFDNPSEGQVLSFSKLGLRKALAISRICTSVFAEFDIDGSCRNIRIANGSLGRFGMREREVEAFFKGKNLTEEVIEDGLKLMQQKVAERLAGRSTVEFKSSAIKGVLRSALNNAIRQNI; via the coding sequence ATGACTATAAAATACGCACATAAACCCAATACTGTTGAAGAGGCTGTTGAACTTTTAGATCAATATAAAGAAAAAGGTAAAGTTATTGCTGGGGGGACAGACTTAGTTATAGAGATTAAAAACCATAAGGTGGATTTTGAAGCTTTAATAGATGTATCTAGTATAAAGGAAATGTCATTTATTAAGGTGGAAGGAGATAAAGTTGAGATAGGTGCAGCTACTACCTTTACGGAAATAGCTGAGTCAAAATTATTGAGTAGCAGACTTGCAGGACTAAAAGAGGCAGCACATTCTGTAGGTTCACCTCAGATTAGAAATAAAGGTACAATTGGAGGTAATATCTGCAACGGTTCTCCTGCAGCTGATACAGTTCCACCATTTCTTGCATTAGATGCAATTGCAGTTATAAAAAGCAAGAGTGGACAAAGAGAAGTTAAAGTAGAAGAGTTATTTTTAGATAAAGGAAAGGTTGCATTAAAGGATGATGAATTACTTGTATCTGTGAAGTTTGATAACCCCAGTGAAGGACAAGTACTTTCATTTAGTAAACTAGGACTTAGAAAAGCTTTAGCTATTTCTAGAATATGTACTAGTGTATTTGCTGAATTTGATATTGATGGCTCTTGTAGAAATATCAGAATAGCTAACGGTTCTCTAGGAAGATTTGGTATGAGAGAAAGAGAAGTTGAAGCATTCTTTAAAGGTAAGAACTTAACTGAAGAAGTCATCGAAGATGGACTTAAGCTAATGCAGCAAAAAGTTGCAGAAAGACTAGCTGGAAGGTCTACAGTTGAATTTAAAAGCTCAGCTATTAAGGGAGTATTAAGAAGTGCTCTAAATAATGCTATTAGGCAAAACATTTGA
- a CDS encoding (2Fe-2S)-binding protein: MKKIELNVNGIVHKVEIEEDMRLVDVLRDKLGLLGTKEGCGEGECGACTVIMDGETVASCLVMAFQAEGKEILTIEGLSKGEKIHPIQQAFLDEGAVQCGFCIPGMVLSAKALLDKNSSPNRSEIREAISGNLCRCTGYNKIVNAVEKAAKDLKGGE, translated from the coding sequence ATGAAAAAAATAGAGCTTAATGTAAATGGTATAGTTCATAAAGTGGAAATCGAAGAAGATATGAGGCTCGTAGATGTCTTAAGAGATAAATTAGGGCTACTAGGAACAAAAGAAGGCTGTGGAGAAGGCGAGTGTGGAGCATGTACAGTAATTATGGATGGTGAAACTGTGGCTTCATGTCTTGTAATGGCTTTTCAAGCAGAAGGAAAAGAAATACTTACTATAGAAGGTTTAAGCAAGGGAGAAAAGATACATCCTATTCAACAGGCATTTTTAGATGAAGGTGCAGTTCAATGTGGATTCTGTATACCTGGAATGGTATTATCAGCAAAGGCATTATTAGATAAAAATTCTTCACCAAATAGAAGTGAAATAAGAGAAGCCATATCTGGAAACCTCTGCCGTTGTACTGGTTATAATAAAATAGTAAATGCTGTAGAGAAGGCAGCTAAAGATTTAAAGGGAGGGGAGTAG
- a CDS encoding adenine deaminase C-terminal domain-containing protein: MLKPQDVKRAIEYRELIDVLMSDKHFADIVLHNGNVINVITREVYTADIAIKGDYILLVGDCKSLIGPDTKVVDVTGLYLSPGFMDSHMHFESSMLTITEFSRLSIPSGTTTLIADPHEIGNALGPVAMKAMADECNVVPNYVRLQVPALTPDAPSLETAGVDVNSKDMEDLLNYPNIFGIGELQGFSLAKHVYKNTPEIITDLLTSTTYAKSLGKPVDGNAPELFGADLAAHIICCGGTCSCHETTTKEECIEKLRQGVYVFMREGSTQRNMAECIRAVTEEGLDSRRLILVSDDMVAEDLEKYGHMNDIIRRTIREGVDPIEAIQMATINPATYWGLDDRGALLPGRVADIAVISDLKEMTVEAVFIKGQLVASQGQLLIDLPKYTYPDVVKNSVKRAPITEADLEIRAEGNTATVRYIQAIPDQNLTGTGEAQVRVNRGVVEADVNQDVIYLANLERYGRNGNIGKTMVKGIGLKQGAFAQSIAHDTHNITVTGTNLRDMVVAVNRVIEMGGGVAVANNGRILDELALPVGGLITDELTGPEVSAKIAALEATVKNQLGGTLHAPFMHVSFLALSTSPKWKISDKGLLDVDNFEILDPVVR, from the coding sequence TTGCTAAAGCCACAAGATGTAAAAAGAGCAATAGAATATAGAGAGTTAATAGATGTACTTATGTCAGATAAACACTTTGCTGATATAGTACTTCACAACGGTAATGTGATAAATGTAATAACTAGAGAAGTGTACACAGCAGATATAGCTATAAAGGGAGACTATATACTACTTGTTGGTGATTGTAAATCACTAATAGGACCAGATACAAAGGTAGTAGATGTAACAGGCTTATATCTATCACCAGGATTTATGGATTCACATATGCACTTTGAAAGTAGTATGTTGACTATTACTGAGTTTTCTAGATTATCTATACCTTCTGGTACAACAACTTTAATAGCTGACCCACATGAAATAGGTAATGCATTGGGACCAGTAGCTATGAAGGCTATGGCCGACGAATGTAATGTAGTACCAAACTATGTAAGACTACAAGTTCCAGCTTTAACCCCTGATGCTCCAAGTTTAGAGACAGCAGGTGTTGATGTAAATTCTAAGGATATGGAGGACTTATTAAATTATCCAAACATATTCGGTATAGGAGAACTACAAGGATTTTCTCTTGCTAAGCATGTATATAAAAATACACCAGAAATAATAACAGACTTATTGACTTCAACTACTTATGCTAAGAGTTTAGGAAAGCCAGTTGATGGGAATGCTCCGGAATTATTTGGTGCTGACTTAGCAGCTCACATAATATGCTGTGGTGGAACTTGTTCCTGCCACGAAACAACAACTAAGGAAGAGTGTATTGAAAAGCTAAGACAGGGCGTATATGTATTTATGAGAGAAGGTTCTACTCAAAGAAATATGGCTGAATGTATAAGAGCTGTGACTGAAGAGGGACTAGATTCAAGAAGACTTATCTTAGTTTCAGACGACATGGTTGCAGAGGACTTAGAAAAATATGGTCATATGAATGATATTATCAGAAGAACAATAAGAGAAGGGGTAGACCCAATAGAAGCTATACAAATGGCAACAATCAACCCTGCAACTTATTGGGGTCTAGATGATAGAGGAGCTCTTTTACCAGGAAGAGTAGCAGACATAGCTGTTATCAGTGACCTTAAAGAAATGACTGTAGAGGCTGTATTTATAAAAGGACAATTAGTAGCTTCACAGGGACAGCTATTAATAGATTTACCAAAATACACTTATCCTGATGTAGTTAAAAACTCAGTGAAAAGAGCGCCTATTACTGAAGCAGATTTAGAAATTAGGGCAGAGGGAAATACTGCTACAGTTAGATATATCCAGGCTATACCTGATCAAAACCTAACAGGAACTGGTGAAGCTCAAGTTAGAGTTAATAGAGGTGTAGTAGAAGCTGATGTCAACCAAGACGTAATATACTTAGCCAACTTAGAAAGATATGGACGTAATGGAAACATCGGTAAGACAATGGTAAAAGGAATTGGATTGAAGCAAGGTGCATTTGCTCAGTCAATTGCCCATGATACGCATAATATAACAGTAACAGGAACTAATTTAAGAGACATGGTAGTTGCTGTAAATAGAGTTATAGAAATGGGCGGCGGAGTTGCTGTAGCTAATAATGGTAGAATATTAGATGAACTAGCACTTCCAGTTGGAGGACTTATAACAGATGAATTAACTGGTCCAGAAGTAAGTGCTAAAATAGCAGCTTTAGAGGCAACTGTAAAAAATCAGCTAGGTGGAACGTTACATGCTCCATTTATGCACGTTTCGTTTTTAGCTTTATCTACAAGTCCAAAATGGAAAATAAGCGACAAAGGCTTACTTGACGTAGATAACTTTGAAATACTTGATCCAGTAGTTAGGTAA
- a CDS encoding NCS2 family permease has product MSNGKAQTGFLEKTFKLSENKTNVKTEIIAGITSFMTMAYILAVNPDLLSAAGMDKGGVFTATALSAAIATLIMAFYANYPFVLAPGMGLNAFFAFTVCGIMGYSWQFALTAVFIEGIIFILMSFVNVREAIVNAIPMNLKNAVSAGIGLFIAFLGFQSAGIIVGDPATLVKLGDLTQPAAIVTILGVIITGILLHKKVKGAMLIGILASTIIAIPLGVTKLPSSFISMPPSLASVAFKLDFSNIFSLDMLIVIFTFLFVDVFDTIGTLVGVASKADMLDENGTLPRVKPALFADAVGTTAGALLGTSTVTTFVESASGVSEGGRTGLTALTSAILFLLALFLAPIFGIIPGAATAPALILVGLSMMSSVLKVDFDDYTEAIPAFLAIIMMPIAYSIAEGIVFGMVSYAVLKLIAGRGKEVSPVVYILSVLFILKYIFL; this is encoded by the coding sequence ATGAGTAACGGTAAAGCTCAAACAGGTTTTTTAGAAAAGACTTTTAAGCTAAGCGAGAATAAGACAAATGTTAAAACAGAAATCATTGCTGGTATTACTTCATTTATGACAATGGCTTATATTTTAGCTGTAAACCCAGATTTGCTTTCAGCAGCAGGTATGGATAAGGGTGGAGTTTTTACTGCTACAGCATTATCAGCAGCAATAGCTACTCTAATAATGGCTTTCTATGCTAATTATCCATTTGTATTAGCACCTGGTATGGGATTAAATGCTTTCTTTGCATTCACAGTTTGTGGTATTATGGGTTATTCATGGCAATTTGCATTAACAGCAGTATTTATAGAAGGTATTATCTTCATATTAATGTCCTTTGTTAATGTACGTGAAGCAATAGTAAATGCAATACCAATGAACTTAAAGAATGCAGTTTCAGCAGGTATTGGTCTATTTATAGCTTTCCTAGGATTCCAAAGTGCAGGTATTATCGTAGGAGATCCAGCTACATTAGTAAAATTAGGAGACCTTACACAACCAGCAGCTATAGTAACTATTTTAGGAGTTATAATAACAGGTATTCTTCTACACAAAAAAGTTAAAGGGGCTATGCTAATAGGTATTTTAGCTTCTACAATTATTGCTATACCTTTAGGAGTTACAAAGCTACCAAGTAGTTTTATCTCAATGCCTCCTTCACTAGCTTCAGTAGCTTTTAAGCTTGACTTTTCAAATATATTTAGTCTTGATATGTTAATAGTAATATTTACATTCCTATTTGTAGACGTGTTTGATACTATAGGAACATTAGTTGGAGTTGCATCAAAAGCTGATATGCTTGATGAAAATGGAACTTTACCAAGAGTTAAACCAGCATTATTTGCAGATGCTGTAGGAACTACTGCAGGAGCACTATTAGGAACAAGTACAGTTACAACATTTGTTGAAAGTGCATCAGGAGTTTCTGAGGGTGGTAGAACAGGACTTACTGCACTAACATCAGCTATATTATTCTTACTTGCATTATTCCTAGCACCAATATTTGGTATAATTCCAGGAGCAGCTACTGCACCAGCACTTATATTAGTTGGATTATCTATGATGTCATCTGTATTAAAGGTTGATTTTGATGACTATACAGAAGCTATACCAGCATTTTTAGCTATTATTATGATGCCAATAGCATATAGTATTGCTGAAGGTATTGTATTTGGTATGGTATCATATGCAGTGTTAAAGCTTATAGCTGGAAGAGGAAAAGAAGTATCACCAGTTGTTTATATATTATCAGTATTGTTTATATTAAAATATATTTTCCTATAA
- a CDS encoding BMC domain-containing protein, whose product MRQAIGMVETRSLVAAIQAADTMVKSADVHIVDVNFVGSGVVAVIVSGEVAAVKAAVDNATEVVKGLAEIISTNVIARPHDEVDKMLD is encoded by the coding sequence ATGAGACAGGCCATAGGTATGGTAGAAACCAGAAGTTTAGTGGCTGCTATCCAGGCAGCTGATACTATGGTTAAGTCAGCTGATGTACACATAGTTGATGTGAACTTTGTCGGCTCTGGAGTCGTTGCTGTAATAGTATCAGGTGAAGTAGCAGCAGTAAAAGCAGCCGTTGATAACGCAACAGAAGTAGTAAAGGGCTTAGCTGAAATTATATCTACAAATGTCATTGCTAGACCTCATGACGAAGTAGATAAAATGTTAGATTAG
- a CDS encoding molybdopterin cofactor-binding domain-containing protein: MKLDVVGKSVIRVDGLSKVTGKAVYPQDIYMDNMLYAKTLRSTKPHAYFTLDLTEALKIEGVVRILTAKDVPGHNSHGVLFKDHEVFCNKKVRRIGDPIALVVAESEKIAYEALKAIKVEYEEIEALFDPEEAMKETAPQIHEGNSNVVYHYKIRKGNVEEAFKECDVIAENEYYVPMIDHAFLQPEAGVAYMEEDGTVVVAVATQYPHFDQIEVAEALGMPTEKVKIINPAVGGAFGGREDITVQIHLAIATKLTGRPVKIILSREESFEAHCKRHSVKMKYKTGATKDGKLLAMEATLIGDTGAYASWAINVMRKAGVHASGPYEIPNVKVDSYAVYTNNPFAGAMRGFGATQPPLAYEQQMDILAEKLGMDPITFRLKNIFRVDSETATGQILSESVPLERCIDEVEKKMNFIERFKGGVAQ; this comes from the coding sequence GTGAAACTAGATGTAGTAGGTAAAAGTGTAATTAGAGTAGATGGACTTTCTAAGGTTACAGGAAAAGCAGTATATCCCCAAGATATTTATATGGATAATATGCTATATGCTAAAACTCTAAGATCTACAAAACCTCATGCATATTTTACATTAGATTTAACTGAAGCGTTAAAAATAGAAGGTGTAGTAAGGATATTAACAGCAAAAGATGTGCCTGGTCACAATAGTCATGGAGTTTTATTTAAAGACCACGAAGTATTCTGCAATAAAAAAGTAAGAAGAATAGGAGATCCGATAGCATTAGTAGTTGCTGAGTCTGAAAAAATAGCATATGAGGCTCTCAAAGCTATTAAAGTTGAATATGAAGAAATAGAAGCATTATTTGACCCTGAAGAAGCTATGAAGGAAACAGCACCACAAATTCATGAAGGTAATAGCAATGTAGTATATCATTATAAAATTAGAAAAGGAAATGTAGAAGAAGCATTTAAAGAATGTGATGTAATAGCGGAAAACGAGTACTATGTACCAATGATTGATCATGCCTTCTTACAGCCTGAAGCTGGAGTTGCATATATGGAGGAAGATGGAACAGTAGTTGTTGCAGTTGCAACTCAATATCCTCACTTTGATCAAATAGAAGTTGCTGAAGCTTTAGGTATGCCAACAGAAAAAGTTAAAATAATCAACCCTGCTGTTGGAGGTGCTTTTGGAGGCAGGGAGGATATAACTGTACAGATTCATCTGGCAATAGCTACCAAGCTTACAGGTAGGCCTGTAAAAATAATACTATCAAGAGAAGAATCCTTTGAAGCACACTGTAAAAGACACTCGGTTAAAATGAAATATAAGACAGGTGCCACAAAAGATGGCAAACTATTAGCTATGGAAGCTACATTAATAGGAGATACAGGAGCTTATGCTTCATGGGCTATAAATGTTATGAGAAAAGCAGGAGTTCATGCTTCTGGTCCTTATGAGATACCAAATGTGAAAGTAGATAGCTATGCTGTATATACAAATAATCCTTTTGCAGGTGCTATGAGGGGCTTTGGAGCTACTCAACCACCTCTTGCTTATGAGCAACAGATGGATATATTAGCAGAAAAATTAGGTATGGATCCAATTACATTTAGATTAAAGAACATATTTAGAGTAGATTCTGAAACGGCTACGGGACAAATATTAAGTGAGAGTGTTCCTCTAGAGAGATGCATAGACGAAGTAGAGAAAAAGATGAACTTTATAGAA
- a CDS encoding EutN/CcmL family microcompartment protein, which produces MQLGRVVGTVVATRKSESLVGSKLLITQPIDIDSKPSGKPLIAVDTVGAGIGEVVIFATGTASRNAADKKNSAIDAAIVGIVDNMDVYKEFISE; this is translated from the coding sequence ATGCAATTAGGCAGAGTTGTAGGTACGGTAGTTGCAACAAGAAAAAGCGAAAGTCTAGTAGGGAGTAAACTTTTAATAACACAACCTATTGACATAGATTCTAAGCCTTCAGGAAAGCCACTAATAGCAGTAGATACAGTAGGTGCAGGTATAGGTGAAGTAGTGATTTTCGCAACAGGCACTGCATCAAGAAATGCGGCAGATAAGAAAAACTCTGCAATAGACGCTGCTATTGTAGGCATAGTAGATAATATGGATGTATATAAGGAATTTATTAGTGAGTAA
- a CDS encoding BMC domain-containing protein, with amino-acid sequence MKSALGLIEVVGLTAAITALDAASKAADVKLVGVEKVIGVDKLVSVTINIAGEVAAVKAAVEAGVSAGNRVGKVVSGHVIPRPHEEVDRLISIFEKNLKSKKDNQKVESKKEENEDKKANTEESKKKTTTK; translated from the coding sequence GTGAAATCAGCTCTTGGATTAATCGAGGTAGTTGGATTAACTGCAGCCATTACAGCATTAGATGCTGCAAGTAAGGCAGCAGATGTGAAGCTTGTAGGAGTTGAGAAGGTAATTGGTGTAGATAAGCTTGTAAGTGTTACTATTAACATTGCAGGTGAAGTAGCCGCAGTTAAGGCAGCTGTTGAAGCTGGAGTGTCTGCTGGCAATAGAGTTGGTAAAGTTGTATCTGGTCATGTGATACCTAGACCACATGAAGAAGTAGATAGATTAATTTCAATATTTGAAAAGAACTTAAAATCTAAGAAAGATAACCAAAAAGTTGAATCAAAAAAAGAGGAAAATGAAGATAAAAAAGCTAATACTGAAGAAAGTAAAAAAAAGACAACTACAAAGTAA
- a CDS encoding BMC domain-containing protein codes for MMSQALGMVETKGLVGAVEAADAMVKAANVTLVGYDKIGFGLVTVMVRGDVGAVKAATDAGAEAARAVGELHSVHVIPRPHSEVERVILKNYE; via the coding sequence ATAATGAGTCAAGCGTTAGGTATGGTAGAAACTAAAGGTTTAGTAGGTGCTGTTGAAGCAGCAGATGCTATGGTTAAAGCAGCAAATGTTACTTTAGTGGGATATGATAAAATTGGTTTTGGTCTTGTAACAGTTATGGTGAGAGGAGATGTAGGTGCTGTTAAGGCTGCAACAGATGCTGGTGCAGAAGCTGCAAGAGCAGTAGGAGAGTTACATTCAGTACATGTAATTCCAAGACCACACTCAGAAGTTGAAAGAGTGATTCTTAAAAACTACGAATAG